Proteins from a genomic interval of Rosa chinensis cultivar Old Blush chromosome 2, RchiOBHm-V2, whole genome shotgun sequence:
- the LOC112184206 gene encoding uncharacterized protein LOC112184206 — MQNSLHIIWLPLFLGVLFNVVCIFHSYSELWDSVHLVMASDMRHRRGKRLLQQNVSEGLNRDSEIETRNNSENFYTIRARTDSGGFGTEGMHQRRSRRPRHVPEPPITEKNYTSEHLNRRVRPAEENNTLLLNETSVNSEDSHVSHTCHCSFSFGQASYQKSREGFIMRYEDSGDNIHECNYCSANFWFGEALKQSSSNAPLIYTNCCQKGQIQLQSSKEPPNFLEQLLDPNNGSNSRIFRENIRIYNSMFSFTSMGAAIDKNINIGSGPYVFKISGQVHHLMGSVLPSNGECPKYAQLYIYDTKDEISNRINAIDPTHVNTNTKPDIVQGLIKMFDENNDLTIW; from the exons ATGCAAAACAGTCTACATATCATTTGGCTGCCGCTGTTCCTTGGTGTACTATTTAATGTTGTCTGCATCTTTCATTCTTATTCAG AGCTTTGGGACAGTGTGCACTTAG TTATGGCATCTGATATGAGGCACAGAAGAGGAAAAAGATTGTTGCAACAAAATGTTAGTGAAGGTCTTAATCGTGACTCAGAGATAGAAACAAGAAACAACAGTGAGAATTTTTATACCATCAGAGCCCGAACTGATAGTGGGGGTTTTGGTACAGAGGGAATGCAtcaaagaagatcaagaaggccAAGACATG TTCCTGAACCTCCAATAACAGAGAAAAATTACACCTCTGAACACTTGAATAGAAGAGTTAGACCTGCTGAAGAAAACAACACTCTGTTGTTAAATGAAACTTCTGTTAACAGTGAAGATTCGCATGTTAGTCATACAT gTCACTGTTCGTTTTCATTCGGTCAGGCATCATATCAGAAAAGTAGAGaag GATTTATTATGAGATATGAAGATTCGGGTGATAATATTCATGAATGCAATTATTGCAGTGCGAATTTTTGGTTTGGAGAAGCTCTTAAACAATCATCTTCAAATGCACCTCTCATTTATACAAATTGCTGTCAAAAAGGTCAAATCCAACTTCAGTCATCAAAagaacctccaaattttcttGAACAATTATTAGATCCAAATAATGGCTCAAATAGCAGAATTTTTAGAGAGAATATTAGAATCTATAATTCAATGTTTTCTTTTACATCAATGGGAGCAGCGATTGATAAAAATATTAACATTGGATCAGGTCCTTATGTTTTTAAAATAAGTGGTCAAGTACATCATTTAATGGGTTCTGTTTTACCTTCTAATGGAGAATGTCCTAAATATGCTCAACTATACATATATGATACAAAAGATGAGATTTCAAATCGGATTAATGCTATTGATCCTACTCATGTTAATACGAATACTAAGCCAGATATTGTACAAGGACTGATAAAAATGTTTGACGAAAACAATGATTTG